A region of Desulfolithobacter dissulfuricans DNA encodes the following proteins:
- a CDS encoding peptidase U32 family protein, translated as MTLEKQSKKNIRLPELLAPAGNFEKLVTAIHYGADAVYLGGRNYSLRARAGNFDDQGMRQATAYAHEHGVRVYVTVNIFAHNRDFAGLAEYLRFLADIGVDGLIIADPGILLTARETVPEMVLHLSTQANVTNAASARFWAMQGVRRLNLARELGIGEIRQIRDATDVELEIFVHGALCISYSGRCMLSNYFTGRDANQGDCAHPCRYSYHLVEEKRPGQYFPVEEDERGTYIFNSQDLCLLPRLPELVEAGVDSIKIEGRMKSMGYVGSVVRVYRAALDWIGSRLQAGEDPRKIILPHNFSEEIEKTGTRGQTQNFFDGRPSADAMLYDTMRTAQGFAPVGIVRGIRPLEIETRNVLKTGDRVEYLGRGLETVSCIVTGMISARGEELDRANPGNRVILRTEPELNQAEVHGILRKNMNR; from the coding sequence ATGACACTGGAAAAACAGAGTAAAAAAAATATCAGGCTGCCCGAGCTGCTGGCCCCGGCCGGGAATTTCGAGAAACTGGTCACCGCTATCCATTACGGGGCCGATGCCGTCTACCTGGGCGGCAGGAACTACAGCCTGCGGGCCCGGGCCGGTAATTTTGATGACCAGGGGATGCGCCAGGCCACGGCCTATGCCCATGAACATGGGGTCCGGGTCTATGTCACGGTCAACATCTTTGCCCATAACCGAGATTTTGCCGGCCTGGCGGAGTATCTTCGTTTCCTGGCCGACATCGGCGTGGACGGGCTGATCATCGCCGATCCCGGTATCCTCCTCACCGCCAGGGAGACGGTACCGGAGATGGTGCTTCACCTGTCCACCCAGGCCAATGTCACCAATGCGGCCAGTGCCCGTTTCTGGGCCATGCAGGGGGTGCGGCGGCTCAACCTTGCCCGGGAGCTGGGCATCGGGGAGATCCGCCAGATCAGGGATGCCACCGACGTGGAACTGGAGATTTTTGTCCATGGCGCGCTCTGTATCTCCTATTCAGGCCGCTGCATGCTCTCCAACTATTTCACCGGCCGGGACGCCAACCAGGGCGACTGTGCCCATCCCTGCCGTTATTCGTATCACCTGGTTGAGGAGAAGCGGCCGGGCCAGTATTTCCCGGTGGAGGAAGACGAGCGGGGGACCTATATCTTCAACTCCCAGGATCTCTGTCTGCTGCCCCGCCTGCCCGAGCTTGTCGAGGCCGGGGTCGATTCCATCAAGATCGAGGGACGGATGAAATCCATGGGGTATGTGGGGAGCGTGGTCAGGGTCTACCGGGCGGCCCTGGACTGGATCGGTTCCCGGCTGCAGGCCGGAGAGGATCCGCGCAAAATTATTCTGCCACATAACTTTTCGGAAGAAATAGAGAAAACAGGGACCCGGGGTCAGACCCAGAATTTTTTTGATGGCCGCCCTTCAGCTGACGCCATGCTTTATGATACAATGCGTACAGCTCAGGGATTTGCGCCGGTGGGCATAGTCCGCGGGATCAGGCCGCTTGAGATCGAGACCCGCAATGTCCTCAAGACCGGTGACCGGGTTGAGTATCTTGGCCGTGGTCTGGAGACGGTTTCCTGTATCGTGACCGGCATGATCAGCGCCCGGGGCGAGGAACTGGATCGGGCCAATCCCGGCAACAGGGTGATTCTCCGAACCGAACCGGAACTGAACCAGGCAGAGGTCCACGGAATTTTACGCAAGAACATGAACCGGTGA
- a CDS encoding TatD family hydrolase, whose amino-acid sequence MADITIIDTHTHLGDRNFDPDREEVLARAATKGVQAVIAVSETIEDALRNLELAGSHPMILPAAGLYPGCVSLEACDQMTALIRAAADRLVAIGEVGLDYRLAKEDEERRLQRQVFAAFIHLARELDLPLNIHSRSAGRHVVAMLLDEKAEKVHLHAFDGKWSAARPAVEAGWYFSIPPSIVRSRQKQKLARHLPLASLLLETDSPVLGPEPGIRNEPANILVAAKAVAELKRIPVEEVLAAARENSRALYGI is encoded by the coding sequence ATGGCTGACATCACCATCATCGACACCCACACCCATCTGGGCGACCGGAATTTTGATCCGGACCGGGAAGAGGTTCTGGCCCGGGCTGCGACAAAGGGCGTCCAGGCTGTCATTGCGGTGTCCGAGACCATCGAAGACGCCCTTCGCAACCTGGAGCTGGCAGGGAGCCACCCGATGATCCTCCCGGCGGCCGGGCTCTATCCCGGCTGTGTCTCCCTGGAAGCGTGTGACCAGATGACAGCTCTCATACGGGCTGCGGCGGACCGGCTGGTCGCCATCGGCGAGGTGGGGCTGGATTACCGGCTGGCAAAGGAGGACGAAGAACGGCGGCTGCAGCGCCAGGTCTTTGCTGCGTTTATCCACCTGGCCAGGGAACTGGACCTTCCCCTCAACATCCATTCCCGCTCCGCCGGGCGCCATGTGGTGGCCATGCTCCTGGACGAAAAGGCGGAGAAGGTGCACCTGCACGCCTTTGACGGCAAATGGTCCGCGGCCCGGCCAGCGGTGGAAGCGGGCTGGTATTTTTCCATTCCTCCGTCGATTGTCCGTTCGCGCCAGAAACAGAAACTGGCCCGCCACCTGCCCCTGGCCAGCCTGCTCCTGGAAACCGACAGCCCGGTGCTGGGCCCGGAACCGGGAATCCGCAATGAACCGGCCAATATCCTGGTGGCTGCAAAAGCGGTGGCCGAGCTGAAACGCATTCCCGTGGAAGAGGTTCTGGCCGCGGCCCGGGAAAACAGTCGAGCACTGTACGGCATATGA
- a CDS encoding isoamylase early set domain-containing protein → MLKKNYTKTGRRCRVTFKYPNEEQAKTAVLAGDFNQWSTDATPMKKLKDGSFSVTITLPAGQSYGYRYVLDNTTWVNDPAADRYVANEFGEQNSVVEL, encoded by the coding sequence ATGCTGAAGAAAAATTACACCAAGACAGGGCGCCGTTGTCGGGTGACCTTCAAGTATCCCAACGAAGAACAGGCAAAAACTGCGGTCCTGGCCGGAGATTTCAACCAGTGGTCCACCGACGCCACCCCGATGAAAAAACTGAAAGATGGCTCCTTTTCGGTGACCATCACCCTGCCGGCGGGCCAGTCATACGGCTACCGCTATGTGCTGGACAATACCACCTGGGTTAACGATCCGGCGGCAGACCGATACGTGGCCAACGAGTTCGGTGAACAAAACTCGGTGGTCGAACTCTGA
- a CDS encoding PhzF family phenazine biosynthesis protein has protein sequence MDIPYFHVDAFTDQVFKGNPAGVCLLEGWPADSTLQAIAAENRHSETAFLSRDGADWRLRWFTPSMEVDLCGHATLAAAAVLFAQELIPTDRVQFQTMSGPLAVERSENDLYVLDFPARPAQSVEIPAGLVEGLGQAPLAVYKSRDLLTIFNSEEEVRSLKPDFVRLATLDCLAVIATAPGEEVDFVSRCFAPAAGIDEDPVTGSAHCTLIPYWAHRLERKKLHARQISARGGELLCEMAGERVLIGGRATLYLSGTIHL, from the coding sequence ATGGATATCCCCTATTTTCATGTCGATGCCTTTACCGATCAGGTCTTCAAGGGTAACCCGGCCGGTGTCTGCCTGCTGGAAGGGTGGCCCGCAGACTCCACCCTCCAGGCCATCGCGGCGGAAAACCGCCACTCGGAAACCGCCTTTCTGAGCCGGGATGGGGCTGACTGGCGCCTGCGCTGGTTCACCCCGTCCATGGAGGTGGATCTCTGCGGTCACGCCACCCTGGCCGCCGCGGCCGTCCTTTTTGCACAGGAACTCATCCCCACCGACCGGGTGCAGTTTCAGACCATGAGCGGTCCTTTGGCCGTGGAGCGATCGGAGAACGACCTCTATGTGCTCGATTTTCCAGCCCGTCCGGCCCAGTCCGTCGAGATTCCGGCAGGGTTGGTGGAAGGGCTTGGCCAGGCACCGCTGGCGGTCTACAAATCACGGGACCTGCTGACCATTTTCAACAGCGAGGAGGAAGTTCGGAGCCTGAAGCCCGACTTTGTCCGGCTGGCCACCCTGGACTGCCTGGCGGTGATCGCCACGGCCCCCGGAGAGGAGGTGGACTTTGTCTCCCGCTGCTTTGCCCCGGCCGCCGGCATTGACGAGGACCCGGTCACCGGCTCGGCCCACTGTACTCTCATCCCCTACTGGGCCCACCGGCTGGAACGGAAAAAACTCCACGCCCGCCAGATCTCGGCCCGGGGCGGAGAGCTACTGTGCGAAATGGCCGGGGAGCGGGTTCTGATCGGCGGTCGGGCCACCCTCTACCTCTCGGGAACCATCCACCTCTGA
- a CDS encoding helix-turn-helix domain-containing protein, with protein sequence MNKEQFSKARSILGKTQKQLAQLLGVSLKAVQSYEQGWRSVPLHVERQVYFLLVNRRQKDQPRKRKDCWTQKKCSNKKNCPAWEFQAGHLCWFLSGTQCDCTVDKDWKGKMEVCRNCEVLASLL encoded by the coding sequence ATGAACAAAGAACAGTTTTCCAAAGCTAGATCCATTCTTGGCAAGACCCAGAAACAGCTTGCTCAGCTCCTTGGAGTTTCCCTCAAGGCGGTGCAGAGTTATGAGCAGGGCTGGCGTTCCGTTCCCCTGCACGTCGAACGGCAGGTCTATTTCCTGCTTGTCAACCGTCGCCAGAAGGATCAGCCCAGGAAACGGAAGGATTGCTGGACCCAGAAAAAATGTTCCAACAAGAAAAACTGCCCGGCCTGGGAATTTCAGGCAGGCCATCTCTGCTGGTTCCTCAGCGGTACCCAGTGTGACTGCACGGTGGACAAAGACTGGAAAGGCAAGATGGAAGTATGTCGCAACTGCGAAGTTCTTGCCTCGCTCCTCTGA
- the mnmA gene encoding tRNA 2-thiouridine(34) synthase MnmA: MKIGMAMSGGVDSSTGAALLRRQGHEVHGFFMRLPVPNQEDQIRRVGQVADMLGIPLHLVDMDQVFTDTVIDYFLSTYQDGQTPNPCIRCNREIKFGSLLDIMQEHGMERGATGHYARIATDGDRPVIRRGRDQRKDQSYFLCRIRPERLSRILFPLGELHKKQVYDLAEELGLSGFRQQKESQDVCFLSHCSVAEFLRQHGGPELPGDIVDTRGRVLGTHRGIWKYTIGQRRGLGIPDATPWYVVALDGRHNQVIVGKDEELWRQSIDLCQVEWALARTMPWEGLIQLRSRHQPAPATVTRTPRGWRATFQSPQRAITPGQFAAFYEEDRLVGSGIIAIPPESST, translated from the coding sequence ATGAAAATCGGTATGGCCATGAGCGGTGGCGTTGACTCCAGCACAGGAGCGGCGCTCCTGCGCAGGCAGGGTCATGAGGTGCACGGTTTTTTCATGCGGTTGCCGGTTCCGAACCAGGAGGACCAGATCCGCCGGGTCGGGCAAGTTGCCGACATGCTGGGGATCCCCCTGCATCTGGTGGACATGGACCAGGTTTTCACCGACACGGTCATCGACTACTTTCTCTCCACCTACCAGGATGGCCAGACCCCCAATCCATGTATCCGCTGCAACCGTGAGATCAAGTTCGGTTCTCTCCTGGATATCATGCAGGAACATGGCATGGAGCGGGGCGCCACCGGCCATTACGCCCGTATAGCCACGGACGGGGACAGGCCGGTGATCCGACGGGGCCGGGACCAGCGCAAGGATCAGTCCTATTTCCTCTGCCGGATCCGGCCGGAGCGGCTGTCGCGGATCCTCTTCCCGCTTGGGGAGCTGCACAAGAAACAGGTCTATGATCTGGCCGAGGAGCTGGGGCTCAGCGGCTTTCGCCAGCAAAAGGAAAGCCAGGACGTCTGCTTCCTCAGCCACTGCAGCGTGGCCGAGTTTCTCCGCCAACATGGCGGTCCGGAGCTGCCCGGAGATATTGTCGATACCCGGGGCCGGGTGCTCGGCACCCACCGGGGAATATGGAAGTACACCATCGGCCAGCGCCGCGGTCTCGGCATCCCCGATGCCACGCCCTGGTACGTGGTTGCCCTGGACGGCCGACACAACCAGGTGATCGTTGGCAAGGATGAGGAACTCTGGCGCCAGAGCATCGATCTCTGTCAGGTGGAATGGGCCCTGGCGCGGACCATGCCGTGGGAAGGTCTCATTCAGCTCCGCTCCCGCCACCAGCCGGCCCCGGCCACCGTGACCAGAACTCCCCGGGGCTGGCGTGCGACCTTCCAGAGCCCGCAGCGGGCCATCACCCCGGGACAGTTTGCCGCCTTTTATGAAGAGGACCGACTGGTGGGCAGCGGGATTATCGCTATCCCTCCTGAATCCTCAACCTGA
- the mtaB gene encoding tRNA (N(6)-L-threonylcarbamoyladenosine(37)-C(2))-methylthiotransferase MtaB produces MKKIAITTLGCKVNQYESASFISGFEERGCDLVPFSSDADVYVINTCAVTGRAGQQSRQMIRRAMRANPDARLIITGCYAQICSREILDIVDRDVCIIGNGNKHLLVDAALAREQSDLSMLMTDISTRKEICHLPVRRMSGRTRAYLRIQDGCNNFCSYCIVPYTRGRSRSMAMDEILRQARVFDDQGYRELVITGINVGKYGLDLEEKDLSIYSLLDRLCREFPHIRIRLSSVEPTEVNDALLELFGHRNFMPHLHIPLQSGDNEVLARMNRRYTAEDFVGVIKRILGTVPHAAIGCDVLGGFPGETDRAAENTYNLLHNLPLTYLHVFPYSRRPGTLAARMENQVPKDIKDERVRRLRELDQLKRQEFYRNHLGRTVEVLVERRNKKTGLLQGFSDNYIPVQLKGPDRLVRSVVTVRLDHPGDGHVHGILEEQHT; encoded by the coding sequence ATGAAAAAGATTGCCATAACCACCCTGGGCTGCAAGGTCAACCAGTACGAATCAGCCTCGTTCATTTCCGGTTTCGAGGAGCGGGGCTGCGACCTGGTTCCCTTTTCCTCGGACGCCGACGTCTATGTCATCAACACCTGCGCGGTTACCGGCCGGGCCGGACAGCAGTCGCGCCAGATGATCCGCCGAGCCATGCGCGCCAACCCGGATGCCAGACTGATCATCACCGGCTGCTATGCCCAGATCTGTTCCCGGGAGATCCTGGATATCGTCGACCGGGATGTCTGTATTATCGGCAACGGCAATAAACACCTCCTGGTGGATGCGGCCCTGGCCAGGGAGCAGAGTGACCTCTCCATGCTGATGACCGATATCTCCACCAGAAAAGAGATCTGCCACCTGCCGGTCAGGCGGATGAGTGGCCGGACCAGGGCCTATCTGCGGATCCAGGACGGCTGCAACAACTTCTGCTCCTACTGCATTGTGCCCTATACCAGGGGCCGCAGCCGCAGCATGGCAATGGACGAGATCCTCAGGCAGGCCAGAGTGTTTGATGACCAGGGATACCGGGAACTGGTGATTACCGGCATCAATGTCGGCAAGTATGGGTTGGACCTGGAGGAAAAAGATCTCTCCATCTATTCACTGCTCGACCGACTCTGCCGCGAATTTCCCCATATCCGGATCCGGCTCAGCTCGGTGGAACCCACCGAGGTGAACGACGCCCTCCTGGAGCTGTTCGGCCACCGGAACTTCATGCCCCATCTCCATATCCCCCTGCAGAGCGGTGACAACGAGGTGCTGGCCCGGATGAACCGCCGCTACACAGCCGAAGACTTTGTAGGCGTGATCAAGCGGATCCTTGGTACCGTACCCCATGCCGCCATCGGCTGCGATGTCCTGGGCGGATTTCCCGGCGAGACCGACCGCGCGGCCGAAAACACCTACAACCTGCTGCACAACCTGCCCCTCACCTACCTGCACGTCTTCCCCTATTCCCGACGGCCCGGCACCCTGGCGGCCAGGATGGAGAATCAGGTGCCAAAAGACATCAAGGATGAACGGGTCCGGAGACTGCGCGAGCTCGACCAGCTGAAACGGCAGGAATTCTACCGCAACCATCTGGGACGGACCGTGGAAGTACTGGTGGAACGCCGCAACAAAAAAACCGGCCTGCTGCAGGGATTCAGTGACAATTACATCCCGGTGCAGCTCAAAGGCCCGGACCGCCTGGTCCGCTCGGTGGTCACGGTGCGCCTCGACCATCCGGGCGACGGCCACGTTCACGGCATACTGGAGGAACAGCACACTTGA
- a CDS encoding CinA family nicotinamide mononucleotide deamidase-related protein: MIGEIIAIGDELTSGRIANTTSRFAAHHLFAAGHEIVAMHTIGDTPELIGEALKRAIRRADFVIVTGGLGSTTDDLTNEAVTRALNRQSILYPELLEKIRARLRENHNQDNGLEKLAWLPEGAEILTDKRMAGYMLVHDGVPIFFLPGVPSQMKHLLVEEVLPRLATWTGNNRKHVRLRVYRTFGLPELEINRLLSDIEKTKRVKIGYYPVDCEVHVSLTILGRDDDEARRLFEEMDSAITRILGDAIYGIDRETMAMVVGRLLQESDRTIGVAESCTGGLIASKITEIPGCSNWFTGGVVAYANSVKESLLQVDHDLLIRYGAVSDPVAEAMARGIGRCTGAPVTLSVTGIAGPTGGSEEKPVGTVYFGLGFDGNISTHLYRFSGNRKAIQEHAAMTGLDMVRRTLLDERKARGPQFPEPPVRELVDDDTTQCTGNREY, encoded by the coding sequence ATGATTGGAGAAATCATAGCCATTGGTGACGAACTGACCTCCGGGCGCATCGCCAACACCACCAGCCGGTTTGCGGCGCACCATCTCTTTGCAGCCGGCCATGAAATTGTGGCCATGCACACCATCGGCGACACGCCGGAGCTCATCGGCGAAGCACTCAAGCGCGCCATCCGGCGGGCCGATTTCGTCATTGTCACCGGCGGGCTGGGCTCCACCACCGATGACCTGACCAACGAAGCGGTCACCCGGGCCCTGAACCGGCAGTCCATCCTCTACCCGGAGCTGCTGGAAAAAATCCGGGCCCGGCTGCGCGAAAACCACAACCAGGACAACGGGCTGGAGAAACTTGCCTGGCTGCCGGAGGGGGCCGAGATCCTCACCGACAAACGCATGGCCGGCTACATGCTTGTCCATGATGGCGTGCCCATTTTTTTCCTGCCCGGCGTGCCCTCGCAGATGAAACATCTGCTGGTGGAGGAGGTCCTGCCCCGGCTGGCCACCTGGACCGGCAACAACCGCAAGCATGTCCGGCTCCGAGTCTACCGCACTTTCGGCCTGCCGGAGCTGGAAATCAACCGGTTGCTCAGTGATATCGAGAAGACAAAGCGGGTCAAGATCGGCTACTATCCCGTGGACTGCGAGGTCCATGTCAGCCTGACCATCCTCGGCCGGGACGATGACGAGGCCCGGCGGTTATTCGAGGAAATGGACAGCGCCATCACCCGGATCCTGGGGGACGCCATCTATGGCATCGACCGGGAAACCATGGCCATGGTGGTGGGCAGACTGCTCCAGGAGAGCGATCGGACCATCGGGGTGGCCGAGTCCTGCACTGGCGGCCTGATTGCCAGTAAAATCACCGAGATACCAGGCTGCTCGAACTGGTTCACCGGCGGAGTGGTGGCCTATGCCAACAGCGTCAAGGAGTCCCTGCTCCAGGTGGACCATGACCTGCTGATCCGGTATGGAGCGGTTTCCGACCCGGTGGCCGAGGCCATGGCCCGTGGTATCGGCCGGTGTACCGGGGCCCCGGTTACCCTGTCGGTCACCGGCATTGCCGGACCCACCGGCGGGAGTGAGGAAAAACCTGTGGGCACGGTCTATTTCGGGCTGGGCTTTGACGGGAACATCTCGACCCATCTCTACCGGTTTTCCGGCAACCGCAAGGCTATCCAGGAGCACGCCGCCATGACCGGCCTGGACATGGTGCGGCGGACCCTGCTGGACGAGAGAAAGGCTCGCGGACCACAGTTCCCGGAACCACCGGTCCGGGAACTGGTCGACGACGACACAACTCAGTGTACCGGCAACAGAGAGTATTGA
- the recA gene encoding recombinase RecA, whose translation MAQTAQQIKDGKLKSVDNAITQIQRQFGKGSIMRLGSNERENIPVIPTGALSIDIALGVGGLPRGRVTEIYGPESSGKTTLALHVIAEAQRRGGTAAFIDAEHALDTAYAERLGVDVDNLLVSQPDFGEQALEIAEILIRSGGVDVVVIDSVAALVPRAEIDGNVGDQHVGLQARLMSHAMRKFTGVLKRTNTALIFINQIRMKIGVMFGNPETTTGGNALKFYSSIRLDIRRMTQIKDGTDIIGNRTKVKVVKNKVAPPFKQAEFDIVYGEGISKMGDLLDLGVELNIIDKSGAWYSYQDERIGQGRENAKSFLKEHPDMAGEIERKIRLGYGLPVEDMAEPAAKAEDKPA comes from the coding sequence ATGGCCCAGACGGCTCAGCAGATAAAGGACGGCAAACTCAAAAGCGTGGACAACGCCATCACCCAGATCCAGCGCCAGTTCGGCAAGGGATCCATCATGCGACTGGGTTCCAACGAGCGGGAGAATATCCCGGTCATCCCCACCGGTGCCCTGTCCATCGACATTGCCCTGGGGGTAGGCGGACTGCCCCGTGGCCGGGTAACCGAGATCTATGGCCCGGAATCCTCGGGCAAGACCACCCTGGCCCTGCATGTCATTGCCGAGGCCCAGCGGCGCGGCGGCACGGCCGCCTTCATCGACGCGGAGCACGCCCTGGATACCGCCTATGCCGAACGCCTCGGCGTGGACGTGGACAACCTGCTGGTATCCCAGCCCGACTTCGGTGAACAGGCCCTGGAGATTGCCGAAATACTGATCCGTTCCGGCGGCGTGGATGTGGTGGTTATCGACTCGGTGGCCGCCCTGGTACCCCGGGCCGAGATCGATGGCAATGTGGGAGACCAGCACGTGGGGTTGCAGGCCCGGCTCATGTCCCATGCCATGCGGAAATTCACCGGGGTGCTCAAGCGGACCAACACTGCCCTGATCTTCATCAACCAGATCCGGATGAAGATCGGGGTCATGTTCGGCAACCCGGAGACAACGACCGGCGGCAATGCCCTCAAGTTCTATTCCTCTATCCGGCTGGACATTCGCCGCATGACCCAGATCAAGGACGGCACCGATATCATCGGCAACCGGACCAAGGTCAAGGTGGTCAAGAACAAGGTGGCTCCGCCGTTCAAGCAGGCCGAGTTCGACATCGTCTATGGCGAGGGAATCTCCAAGATGGGTGACCTGCTCGACCTTGGAGTGGAACTCAATATCATTGACAAGTCAGGGGCCTGGTACTCCTACCAGGATGAGCGGATCGGTCAGGGACGGGAAAATGCCAAGTCCTTTCTCAAGGAACACCCCGACATGGCGGGCGAAATCGAGAGGAAAATCCGGCTGGGTTACGGTCTGCCGGTGGAAGATATGGCCGAACCGGCTGCCAAGGCTGAAGACAAACCGGCCTAG
- a CDS encoding Hsp20/alpha crystallin family protein gives MGKKKDKGELVTREEMQAVSPFEEMDRYFETFFRNPFAMLSSPLMPVPKMEGLNPSVDIYEDGNEVVVKAELPGINKDDLNVTITENSLTISGEKKQEEKVDKKDYHRIERRYGSFTRSFRLPEDVNGDKAKASFKDGVLEIRLPRTKESKQKKIAID, from the coding sequence ATGGGAAAGAAGAAAGATAAGGGAGAACTGGTTACAAGAGAAGAGATGCAGGCTGTTTCCCCGTTTGAGGAAATGGACCGCTATTTTGAAACCTTTTTCCGTAACCCCTTCGCCATGTTGTCCAGTCCACTGATGCCGGTCCCGAAAATGGAAGGGCTCAATCCATCGGTGGATATCTACGAGGATGGCAATGAAGTGGTGGTCAAGGCCGAGTTGCCTGGCATCAACAAGGATGATCTCAACGTGACCATCACCGAAAACAGCCTGACCATCTCCGGAGAGAAGAAGCAGGAAGAGAAGGTGGACAAGAAGGATTATCACCGGATCGAGCGGAGGTACGGTTCCTTCACCCGCAGCTTCCGGCTGCCGGAAGATGTGAATGGCGACAAGGCCAAGGCTTCGTTCAAAGATGGTGTGCTGGAAATTCGCCTGCCGCGCACCAAGGAGTCCAAGCAGAAGAAAATTGCCATCGACTGA
- a CDS encoding MBL fold metallo-hydrolase RNA specificity domain-containing protein, whose product MKISFHGATRGVTGSCHLVTCRGRRILIDCGMYQGGREIEEENRGDFGFDPSTVDYLLLTHAHLDHCGRIPLLVERGFRGEIITTGATRELARLVMLDAAHIQEEDARWKSKKAARHGRRAEDIKPLYTTLDALNALDYFGRTARYNKPLKLWDGIQATFIDAGHILGSASIVLELEEKGCRKKVLFSGDLGYPDRPILRDPAHPPPVDVVVMETTYGDREHKQLLPSVQELYEAIMSTFRRGGNVVIPTFALERSQEVLYYLREGVEKGDLPGIMQVFLDSPMAISATRIFSRHPECFDREAYRIFHDGRDPFDLPGLQFTRETSESMAINAIRGGAVIMAGSGMATGGRVRHHLKHNLWRKRCSVIFVGYAARGTLARQIIDGAREVKIFGEVIPVEASIYTIGGFSAHAGRSQLLEWFRRTGDPEHVFLVHGEEEAMESFARTLGHRHTCMPGQHETYQL is encoded by the coding sequence ATGAAGATATCATTCCATGGCGCCACCAGGGGAGTAACCGGTTCCTGTCATCTCGTCACCTGCCGGGGCCGCCGGATCCTGATCGACTGTGGTATGTACCAGGGTGGCCGGGAGATCGAAGAGGAAAACCGCGGGGATTTCGGTTTTGATCCGTCCACCGTGGATTATCTTCTCCTGACCCATGCCCATCTCGACCATTGCGGCCGGATTCCGCTGCTGGTGGAGCGCGGTTTCCGGGGCGAGATCATCACCACCGGGGCCACCCGCGAACTGGCCCGGCTGGTCATGCTGGACGCGGCCCACATCCAGGAGGAAGATGCCCGCTGGAAGTCGAAAAAAGCCGCCCGGCACGGCCGACGGGCAGAGGATATCAAGCCTCTCTACACTACCCTGGACGCCCTGAATGCCCTGGATTATTTCGGTCGCACCGCCCGGTACAACAAGCCCCTCAAACTGTGGGACGGTATCCAGGCCACCTTCATCGATGCCGGCCATATCCTGGGCTCGGCAAGTATTGTCCTGGAGCTCGAGGAAAAAGGGTGTCGGAAAAAAGTACTCTTCTCCGGCGATCTGGGTTATCCGGATCGGCCCATTCTTCGCGATCCCGCCCATCCGCCGCCGGTGGACGTGGTGGTCATGGAGACCACCTATGGTGACCGGGAACACAAACAGCTGCTGCCCTCGGTCCAGGAACTCTACGAGGCTATCATGTCCACCTTTCGCCGGGGTGGTAACGTGGTGATCCCCACCTTTGCCCTGGAGCGGTCCCAGGAGGTCCTCTATTACCTCCGGGAAGGGGTAGAAAAGGGGGATCTTCCCGGGATCATGCAGGTTTTCCTCGATTCGCCCATGGCGATTTCGGCCACCCGGATTTTCAGCCGCCACCCCGAGTGTTTCGACAGGGAAGCCTACCGTATTTTCCATGACGGCCGCGATCCCTTTGACCTGCCGGGGCTGCAGTTTACCCGCGAAACCAGCGAGTCCATGGCCATCAACGCCATCCGGGGCGGGGCTGTGATCATGGCCGGTTCCGGCATGGCCACCGGCGGCCGGGTCCGCCATCACCTCAAGCATAATCTCTGGCGGAAGCGGTGCAGCGTGATCTTTGTCGGCTACGCGGCCCGGGGCACCCTGGCCCGGCAGATCATCGACGGGGCCAGGGAGGTGAAGATCTTTGGCGAAGTGATCCCGGTCGAGGCCTCGATTTACACCATCGGCGGTTTTTCCGCCCATGCCGGACGCAGCCAGCTGCTGGAGTGGTTTCGCCGTACCGGTGATCCGGAGCATGTCTTCCTGGTCCACGGTGAAGAGGAGGCCATGGAGAGTTTCGCCCGCACCCTGGGCCACAGGCATACCTGCATGCCGGGGCAGCATGAGACGTATCAGCTTTGA